A part of Oryctolagus cuniculus chromosome 4, mOryCun1.1, whole genome shotgun sequence genomic DNA contains:
- the LOC100144340 gene encoding small ribosomal subunit protein uS2-like, with amino-acid sequence MSGALDVLQMKEEDVLKFLAAGTHLGGTNLDFQMEQYIYKRKSDGIYIINLKRTWEKLLLAARAIVAIENPADVSVISSRNTGQRAVLKFAAATGATPIAGRFTPGTFTNQIQTAFREPRLLVVTDPRADHQPLTEASYVNLPTIALCNTDSPLRYVDIAIPCNNKGAHSVGLMWWMLAREVLRMRGTISREHPWEVMPDLYFYRDPEEIEKEEQAAAEKAVTKEEFQGEWTAPAPEFTATQPEVADWSEGVQVPSVPIQQFPTEDWSAQPATEDWSAAPTAQATEWVGTTTEWS; translated from the coding sequence ATGTCCGGAGCCCTTGATGTCCTGCAAATGAAGGAGGAGGACGTCCTCAAGTTCCTTGCAGCAGGAACCCACCTAGGTGGCACCAACCTTGACTTCCAGATGGAACAGTACATCTACAAAAGGAAGAGTGATGGCATCTACATCATCAATCTGAagaggacctgggagaagctgctgTTGGCGGCTcgtgctattgtggccattgaaaACCCTGCTGATGTCAGTGTGATATCCTCCAGGAACACtggccagagagctgtgctgAAGTTTGCTGCTGCCACTGGAGCTACTCCCATTGCTGGCCGCTTCACACCTGGAACCTTCACTAACCAGATCCAGACAGCCTTCCGGGAGCCACGGCTTCTGGTGGTTACCGACCCTCGGGCTGACCACCAGCCTCTCACGGAGGCATCTTACGTGAACCTGCCTACCATTGCTCTGTGCAACACAGACTCGCCTCTGCGCTACGTGGACATCGCCATCCCGTGCAACAACAAGGGAGCCCATTCAGTGGGTCTGATGTGGTGGATGCTGGCCCGGGAGGTTCTGCGCATGCGTGGTACCATCTCCCGTGAACACCCCTGGGAGGTCATGCCTGATCTCTACTTCTACAGAGATCctgaagagattgaaaaagaagagcaggcCGCCGCTGAAAAAGCTGTGACCAAGGAGGAGTTTCAGGGTGAATGGACGGCCCCAGCGCCCGAGTTCACTGCTACTCAGCCCGAGGTTGCTGACTGGTCCGAAGGCGTGCAGGTGCCCTCTGTGCCTATTCAGCAGTTCCCCACTGAGGACTGGAGTGCTCAGCCCGCCACTGAAGACTGGTCTGCAGCGCCCACTGCCCAGGCCACCGAGTGGGTGGGAACAACCACTGAGTGGTCTTAG